The following coding sequences lie in one Cucurbita pepo subsp. pepo cultivar mu-cu-16 chromosome LG13, ASM280686v2, whole genome shotgun sequence genomic window:
- the LOC111808886 gene encoding dual specificity protein kinase YAK1 homolog isoform X2, with the protein MAKEEVSISDEADRRLPAHSSAECDPLAASTSASVGPLWHPRQLGFSPYLYREDAAAAAAAKPQDSRFAARIPLVARLTKDIVETYRKCNPEFKYSEELNLKRFLTSPSTGVLNDGYDNVNSDLILTVNSVLLNSDTQRRYVVKDLLGHGTFGQVAKCWVAETNSFVALKIIKNQPAYYQQALVEVSILTLLNKKYDPEDKHHIVRIYDYFVYQRHLCICFELLDTNLYELIKINHFRGLSLSIVQMLSKQILCGLALLKDAGIIHCDLKPENILLCTSAKPAEIKIIDFGSACMEARTVYSYIQSRYYRSPEVLLGYQYTTAIDMWSFGCIVAELFLGLPLFPGASEFDLLRRMIDILGGQPPDYVLKEAKHTSKFFKFIGGFHNEIGDIYGSGRSSFQALKADEYEAREMKKPSIGKEYFNRMNLEAIVTNYPYRKNLAEEDIRKESQVRLALIDFLKGLVEFDPAKRWSPFQASKHPFVTGEPFTCPYTPPPETPRLLVSQSIKVDNHHPGGGHWFAAGLSPNIAGRSRVLQSSPHFQMVPYVHANSYGSVGSHGSYNETIGFGNSYGSYGDNGMLAYYSPVGPSGMNMHPQGRISMRASSPDTRQRVFQLSHGNGIGVSPSTGNFAPLPLGTSPSQFTPPSSYGQVSVGSPGHFGPTSPARGSCQGSPLGKMATVGQFNRRKFWDYSGSHDGSSSSHWQGQSTEGTSYGLQADGNSLHGCSPSHLPPSSNASSWKQQHQVGSGSSAGYPTIQSMPGAHLPGSNMQFSQPSDVARNKSELPDPGDWDPNYSDELLLQDDGDSDVSSIASELSNMHVGSSNPSIGIGRFRMPSANLNVTSQRKSGHVQDMGSPPSGQDLYTGYGRPSSKHSHFMAHSSHNSPSRLGQQPVERWKEGRSRKVGGGYEWNQVKIQPPLASYNSGGPGSPGGGGSGGSLRSRSGGMSWGKYDGDDALKTTVYGVNVNE; encoded by the exons ATGGCTAAGGAAGAAGTTAGCATAAGTGATGAAGCTGACCGTCGGTTACCTGCACACTCCAGCGCCGAATGCGACCCACTGGCTGCTTCGACATCGGCGTCTGTAGGACCGCTGTGGCATCCTAGGCAACTCGGTTTTAGTCCTTATTTGTACCGGGAagatgctgctgctgctgctgctgcgaAACCCCAAGATTCGCGTTTTGCCGCCAGAATACCC CTGGTTGCTAGATTAACCAAGGACATCGTTGAAACCTACAGAAAATGCAATCCAGAGTTTAAATATTCAGAAGAGTTAAACCTGAAGAGATTTTTGACGAGTCCATCAACTGGAGTCCTCAATGATGGCTATGATAATGTGAACTCAGATCTTATTTTGACGGTGAACTCCGTTTTACTCAATTCTGATACACAACGGAG ATATGTTGTCAAAGATCTACTTGGTCATGGGACCTTTGGGCAGGTTGCTAAATGCTGGGTTGCAGAAACTAACAGCTTCGTAGCTTTGAAGATCATAAAAAACCAACCTGCATATTATCAGCAAGCACTGGTTGAAGTATCTATTTTGACATTG TTAAATAAGAAGTATGATCCTGAGGACAAGCATCATATTGTCCGTATTTATGATTACTTTGTATATCAACGTCATCTGTGCATTTGCTTCGAGCTGCTTGATACAAATTT GTATGAGCTTATCAAGATCAATCATTTTAGGGGGTTGTCATTGAGCATTGTTCAAATGTTATCCAAACAG ATCTTATGCGGGCTTGCACTATTGAAAGATGCTGGCATTATTCATTGTGATTTAAAGCCagaaaatattcttttatgcACGAG TGCCAAGCCGgcagaaattaaaataattgactTCGGATCAGCTTGCATGGAAGCCCGCACTGTTTATTCTTACATCCAG AGCCGCTACTATAGGTCTCCAGAAGTCCTGCTCGGATATCA ATACACTACAGCTATAGATATGTGGTCCTTTGGATGCATAGTTGCTGAGTTGTTTCTTGGACTGCCATTATTTCCAGGAGCTTCTGAGTTCGATTTATTGAGGCGGATGATCGACATTCTTGG GGGACAGCCTCCGGATTATGTTCTGAAGGAGGCAAAACATACTAgcaaattctttaaatttattggagGTTTCCATAATGAAATTGGTGATATTTATGGAAGTGGTCGAAGCAGTTTTCAAGCATTAAAAGCAGATGAATATGAAGCT agagagatgaaaaagCCTTCAATTGGAAAAGAGTATTTCAATCGAATGAACCTCGAGGCAATTGTGACTAACTACCCTTACAGAAAGAACTTAGCTGAGGAAGATATTAGGAAAG AGAGTCAAGTACGATTGGCCTTAATTGATTTCCTAAAGGGCCTTGTAGAGTTCGATCCTGCAAAAAGGTGGTCGCCTTTCCAG GCCTCCAAACACCCTTTTGTCACAGGAGAGCCTTTCACATGCCCATACACGCCTCCACCGGAGACCCCACGTTTG CTTGTTTCACAAAGCATAAAGGTGGACAACCATCATCCAGGTGGAGGGCATTGGTTTGCAGCTGGTCTCTCTCCCAAT ATTGCAGGTAGGAGCAGAGTTCTGCAGAGCAGCCCACATTTTCAAATGGTACCATACGTCCATGCCAATAGTTATGGCAGCGTTGGAAGTCATGGTAGCTACAACGAAACTATTGGATTCGGAAACAGCTACGGAAGTTACGGAGACAATGGTATGCTTGCCTATTATTCACCTGTTGGTCCATCTGGAATGAATATGCATCCTCAGGGAAGGATATCAATGCGTGCAAGCAGCCCAGATACTCGGCAGAGGGTTTTCCAATTATCACATGGCAATGGGATTGGTGTGAGCCCATCAACCGGGAACTTTGCGCCACTGCCCCTAGGCACGAGTCCATCGCAGTTTACTCCACCAAGCAGCTATGGTCAAGTTTCAGTGGGCTCTCCTGGACACTTTGGGCCAACTTCTCCTGCAAGGGGTAGTTGTCAGGGATCGCCTTTGGGGAAAATGGCTACAGTCGGTCAATTTAATAGAAGGAAATTTTGGGATTACTCTGGTAGTCATGATGGTTCTTCATCTTCGCACTGGCAAGGTCAATCTACTGAAGGCACGAGTTACGGTCTACAAGCTGATGGGAACTCTTTACATGGTTGCTCCCCATCTCATCTACCACCAAGTAGCAATGCCAGCAGCTGGAAGCAGCAGCATCAAGTAGGTAGTGGAAGCTCTGCTGGTTACCCTACCATTCAGAGTATGCCAGGAGCTCATTTGCCTGGTTCCAATATGCAATTTTCGCAACCATCGGACGTGGCTCGTAACAAGTCTGAATTGCCTGATCCTGGAGATTGGGATCCCAATTATAG TGATGAACTACTCCTCCAAGATGATGGGGATTCAGATGTCAGCAGCATTGCGAGTGAGTTGAGCAACATGCATGTGGGTTCATCTAATCCATCGATTGGGATTGGAAGATTTCGTATGCCAAGCGCTAATTTGAATGTAACCTCACAAAG AAAAAGTGGACATGTCCAAGATATGGGAAGCCCGCCCTCAGGTCAAGATTTGTACACCGGATATGGTCGTCCCTCATCGAAGCATTCCCATTTCATGGCTCATAGTTCACACAATTCCCCGAGCCGTTTGGGGCAGCAACCTGTTGAGCGATGGAAGGAAGGGAGAAGCAGGAAGGTCGGAGGAGGTTACGAGTGGAACCAGGTGAAGATCCAACCGCCTCTTGCGAGCTATAATTCTGGAGGCCCTGGTTCTcccggaggaggaggaagtgGTGGGTCCTTGAGGAGTAGGAGTGGTGGGATGTCATGGGGTAAATATGATGGTGATGATGCTTTGAAAACCACAGTATATGGTGTGAatgtgaatgaatga
- the LOC111808886 gene encoding dual specificity protein kinase YAK1 homolog isoform X1, translated as MAKEEVSISDEADRRLPAHSSAECDPLAASTSASVGPLWHPRQLGFSPYLYREDAAAAAAAKPQDSRFAARIPLVARLTKDIVETYRKCNPEFKYSEELNLKRFLTSPSTGVLNDGYDNVNSDLILTVNSVLLNSDTQRRYVVKDLLGHGTFGQVAKCWVAETNSFVALKIIKNQPAYYQQALVEVSILTLLNKKYDPEDKHHIVRIYDYFVYQRHLCICFELLDTNLYELIKINHFRGLSLSIVQMLSKQILCGLALLKDAGIIHCDLKPENILLCTSSAKPAEIKIIDFGSACMEARTVYSYIQSRYYRSPEVLLGYQYTTAIDMWSFGCIVAELFLGLPLFPGASEFDLLRRMIDILGGQPPDYVLKEAKHTSKFFKFIGGFHNEIGDIYGSGRSSFQALKADEYEAREMKKPSIGKEYFNRMNLEAIVTNYPYRKNLAEEDIRKESQVRLALIDFLKGLVEFDPAKRWSPFQASKHPFVTGEPFTCPYTPPPETPRLLVSQSIKVDNHHPGGGHWFAAGLSPNIAGRSRVLQSSPHFQMVPYVHANSYGSVGSHGSYNETIGFGNSYGSYGDNGMLAYYSPVGPSGMNMHPQGRISMRASSPDTRQRVFQLSHGNGIGVSPSTGNFAPLPLGTSPSQFTPPSSYGQVSVGSPGHFGPTSPARGSCQGSPLGKMATVGQFNRRKFWDYSGSHDGSSSSHWQGQSTEGTSYGLQADGNSLHGCSPSHLPPSSNASSWKQQHQVGSGSSAGYPTIQSMPGAHLPGSNMQFSQPSDVARNKSELPDPGDWDPNYSDELLLQDDGDSDVSSIASELSNMHVGSSNPSIGIGRFRMPSANLNVTSQRKSGHVQDMGSPPSGQDLYTGYGRPSSKHSHFMAHSSHNSPSRLGQQPVERWKEGRSRKVGGGYEWNQVKIQPPLASYNSGGPGSPGGGGSGGSLRSRSGGMSWGKYDGDDALKTTVYGVNVNE; from the exons ATGGCTAAGGAAGAAGTTAGCATAAGTGATGAAGCTGACCGTCGGTTACCTGCACACTCCAGCGCCGAATGCGACCCACTGGCTGCTTCGACATCGGCGTCTGTAGGACCGCTGTGGCATCCTAGGCAACTCGGTTTTAGTCCTTATTTGTACCGGGAagatgctgctgctgctgctgctgcgaAACCCCAAGATTCGCGTTTTGCCGCCAGAATACCC CTGGTTGCTAGATTAACCAAGGACATCGTTGAAACCTACAGAAAATGCAATCCAGAGTTTAAATATTCAGAAGAGTTAAACCTGAAGAGATTTTTGACGAGTCCATCAACTGGAGTCCTCAATGATGGCTATGATAATGTGAACTCAGATCTTATTTTGACGGTGAACTCCGTTTTACTCAATTCTGATACACAACGGAG ATATGTTGTCAAAGATCTACTTGGTCATGGGACCTTTGGGCAGGTTGCTAAATGCTGGGTTGCAGAAACTAACAGCTTCGTAGCTTTGAAGATCATAAAAAACCAACCTGCATATTATCAGCAAGCACTGGTTGAAGTATCTATTTTGACATTG TTAAATAAGAAGTATGATCCTGAGGACAAGCATCATATTGTCCGTATTTATGATTACTTTGTATATCAACGTCATCTGTGCATTTGCTTCGAGCTGCTTGATACAAATTT GTATGAGCTTATCAAGATCAATCATTTTAGGGGGTTGTCATTGAGCATTGTTCAAATGTTATCCAAACAG ATCTTATGCGGGCTTGCACTATTGAAAGATGCTGGCATTATTCATTGTGATTTAAAGCCagaaaatattcttttatgcACGAG CAGTGCCAAGCCGgcagaaattaaaataattgactTCGGATCAGCTTGCATGGAAGCCCGCACTGTTTATTCTTACATCCAG AGCCGCTACTATAGGTCTCCAGAAGTCCTGCTCGGATATCA ATACACTACAGCTATAGATATGTGGTCCTTTGGATGCATAGTTGCTGAGTTGTTTCTTGGACTGCCATTATTTCCAGGAGCTTCTGAGTTCGATTTATTGAGGCGGATGATCGACATTCTTGG GGGACAGCCTCCGGATTATGTTCTGAAGGAGGCAAAACATACTAgcaaattctttaaatttattggagGTTTCCATAATGAAATTGGTGATATTTATGGAAGTGGTCGAAGCAGTTTTCAAGCATTAAAAGCAGATGAATATGAAGCT agagagatgaaaaagCCTTCAATTGGAAAAGAGTATTTCAATCGAATGAACCTCGAGGCAATTGTGACTAACTACCCTTACAGAAAGAACTTAGCTGAGGAAGATATTAGGAAAG AGAGTCAAGTACGATTGGCCTTAATTGATTTCCTAAAGGGCCTTGTAGAGTTCGATCCTGCAAAAAGGTGGTCGCCTTTCCAG GCCTCCAAACACCCTTTTGTCACAGGAGAGCCTTTCACATGCCCATACACGCCTCCACCGGAGACCCCACGTTTG CTTGTTTCACAAAGCATAAAGGTGGACAACCATCATCCAGGTGGAGGGCATTGGTTTGCAGCTGGTCTCTCTCCCAAT ATTGCAGGTAGGAGCAGAGTTCTGCAGAGCAGCCCACATTTTCAAATGGTACCATACGTCCATGCCAATAGTTATGGCAGCGTTGGAAGTCATGGTAGCTACAACGAAACTATTGGATTCGGAAACAGCTACGGAAGTTACGGAGACAATGGTATGCTTGCCTATTATTCACCTGTTGGTCCATCTGGAATGAATATGCATCCTCAGGGAAGGATATCAATGCGTGCAAGCAGCCCAGATACTCGGCAGAGGGTTTTCCAATTATCACATGGCAATGGGATTGGTGTGAGCCCATCAACCGGGAACTTTGCGCCACTGCCCCTAGGCACGAGTCCATCGCAGTTTACTCCACCAAGCAGCTATGGTCAAGTTTCAGTGGGCTCTCCTGGACACTTTGGGCCAACTTCTCCTGCAAGGGGTAGTTGTCAGGGATCGCCTTTGGGGAAAATGGCTACAGTCGGTCAATTTAATAGAAGGAAATTTTGGGATTACTCTGGTAGTCATGATGGTTCTTCATCTTCGCACTGGCAAGGTCAATCTACTGAAGGCACGAGTTACGGTCTACAAGCTGATGGGAACTCTTTACATGGTTGCTCCCCATCTCATCTACCACCAAGTAGCAATGCCAGCAGCTGGAAGCAGCAGCATCAAGTAGGTAGTGGAAGCTCTGCTGGTTACCCTACCATTCAGAGTATGCCAGGAGCTCATTTGCCTGGTTCCAATATGCAATTTTCGCAACCATCGGACGTGGCTCGTAACAAGTCTGAATTGCCTGATCCTGGAGATTGGGATCCCAATTATAG TGATGAACTACTCCTCCAAGATGATGGGGATTCAGATGTCAGCAGCATTGCGAGTGAGTTGAGCAACATGCATGTGGGTTCATCTAATCCATCGATTGGGATTGGAAGATTTCGTATGCCAAGCGCTAATTTGAATGTAACCTCACAAAG AAAAAGTGGACATGTCCAAGATATGGGAAGCCCGCCCTCAGGTCAAGATTTGTACACCGGATATGGTCGTCCCTCATCGAAGCATTCCCATTTCATGGCTCATAGTTCACACAATTCCCCGAGCCGTTTGGGGCAGCAACCTGTTGAGCGATGGAAGGAAGGGAGAAGCAGGAAGGTCGGAGGAGGTTACGAGTGGAACCAGGTGAAGATCCAACCGCCTCTTGCGAGCTATAATTCTGGAGGCCCTGGTTCTcccggaggaggaggaagtgGTGGGTCCTTGAGGAGTAGGAGTGGTGGGATGTCATGGGGTAAATATGATGGTGATGATGCTTTGAAAACCACAGTATATGGTGTGAatgtgaatgaatga